Sequence from the Rhodanobacter sp. genome:
ATGCGGTACCGGCGAGCTCCAGGCACTCCTGGGTTTGCTTGCTGACGCCGGTCGTGTGGGTATCCTTCGCGAAAGCCTCCTCGAAACTCTTTTGGTCGTCGCCTGTCATGTAGGCCTTGGTGATAAAGGTCTTGGTGGCGCCTGTGACCTTGCCTTCGCCGCAGCCGCCAAGCTGGCCGGTCCACTCTTGCCGCGCAATGGCGAGAATCTTGCCGGCCTTGAGCGCGGAAGCTGCGATGAACTTCATGTGATCGCCCGATGGCGTGACCACCGTTGGCCCTTTGGCCAGCGCACGGGTGTCCCAGGTCGCCAACGCGGTCTCGTCCGGGCTCTTGGGTGAAGGGATGAGAGCGACAAGATGCTTGCCGTCAGGGCTCATGGATACCGACTGCAAGGCCGGCAAGCGCGCCAGCGCCTCGATGGAGATGGGCTGGATTGCCGCGGGCTGGGCCGCCAAGGCCAAGCCTGGCGTCAAGCCTGCCGCCAGCGTGACGGCCAGAAGAGACCGATGGAGTGTGTCGCGCATGTGTCCGTTTCCTCCCCTTGAGTCCATGACCTGGCTTGCTCCATGCGTCGTGCAAGTCCGTCAGGTCGAATGCAATAATTTGCGAATCTAGCAGATTATTGCGACCAATGAGAAGCCTGGTGTGCCGTGGTCCTTCGTCAAGACATGCGGGCACGAATGGGCTGCCTGCGGGCAGGCGTTTTTATTTCAGCGCCGGCTTGCTATGCCAGAAGAAAGTGAAGCTTCCGTGCCCGCCGGAACTTGGGAGCGTTCAAACTTGCTCAAACATGCATGGCTGCGTGTTGAGGTTTTGGACGTCCATCCGGAAATCCGCGCCGGCCTGCTATCGTGTGCAGCCCGTTCCCCGTGAGTGGTTCATCCGTGATCTCCCGTAGCGACTTCGACGCGCTGGCCGCGCAGGGCCACACCCGCATTCCGCTGGTGCGCGAGGTGTTCTCCGACCTCGACACCCCGCTGTCGGTGTACCTGAAGCTGGCCGACGGCCCGTACACCTTCCTGTTCGAATCGGTCGAGGGCGGCGCCACCTGGGGTCGCTACTCCATCATCGGCCTGCCGGCGAAGCGCGTGTACCGCCTGCGCGGGCACGAGCTGGAAGTGGAGGATTCCGGCGAAGTGGTCGAGCGCCGCCATCTCGACGACCCGCTGGGCGAGATCGAAAAGCTGCGCCAGCAGTACGATGTGCCGCGCCTGCCGCAGCTGCCTGCGTTCAGCGGCGGCCTGGTCGGCTACTTCGGCTTCGAGACCATCGGCTACATCGAGCCGCGCCTCGCGCAGTGGGACCGCGCCGACGAGCTGGGCACGCCCGACGTGCTGCTGATGCTGGCCGAGGAAGTCGCGGTGTTCGACAACCTCAAGGGTCGGCTGTACCTGATCGTGCACGCCGATCCGTCGCAGCCCCAGGCCTACGCCGCCGCGCAGCGCCGGCTGGACGCGCTGGTGCACCGCCTGCGCCAGGGCGGTGCGGCGTATCCGCAGCTCACGCAATCCGTCGCGCTGGACGAGAGCGACTTCACTTCCTCCTTCACCAAGGAGGAATTCGAGGCGATGGTGGAGCGCGCCAAGGAATACATCCGCGCCGGCGACATCTTCCAGGTGGTGCCCTCGCAGCGGCTGAGCGTGGGCTTCAACGCGCGGCCGGTGGACGTATACCGCGCGCTGCGTGCGCTGAATCCGTCGCCCTACATGTACTTCGTCGACCTCGGCGGCACGCAGATCGTCGGTTCCTCGCCCGAGATCCTCGCGCGGCTGAAGGACGGCAAGGTGCTGGTGCGCCCGCTGGCCGGCACGCGCAAGCGCGGCGCCACGGAGGAAGAAGACCGGGCGCTGGAGGCCGAGCTGCTGGCCGACCCCAAGGAGCGCGCCGAGCACGTGATGCTGATCGACCTCGGCCGCAACGACATCGGCCGCATCAGCGAGACGGGCACGGTGGAGGTGAGAGAGTCCTTCGTGGTCGAGCGCTACTCGCACGTGATGCACATCGTCTCGCAGGTGCAGGGCAGCGCGAAGCCGGGCCTCAGCTACATGGATGTGCTCAAGGCCACCTTCCC
This genomic interval carries:
- the trpE gene encoding anthranilate synthase component I, coding for MISRSDFDALAAQGHTRIPLVREVFSDLDTPLSVYLKLADGPYTFLFESVEGGATWGRYSIIGLPAKRVYRLRGHELEVEDSGEVVERRHLDDPLGEIEKLRQQYDVPRLPQLPAFSGGLVGYFGFETIGYIEPRLAQWDRADELGTPDVLLMLAEEVAVFDNLKGRLYLIVHADPSQPQAYAAAQRRLDALVHRLRQGGAAYPQLTQSVALDESDFTSSFTKEEFEAMVERAKEYIRAGDIFQVVPSQRLSVGFNARPVDVYRALRALNPSPYMYFVDLGGTQIVGSSPEILARLKDGKVLVRPLAGTRKRGATEEEDRALEAELLADPKERAEHVMLIDLGRNDIGRISETGTVEVRESFVVERYSHVMHIVSQVQGSAKPGLSYMDVLKATFPAGTLSGAPKIRALEIIQELEPCKRNIYAGAIGWIGWWGDADTAIAIRTAVIQDGRLYVQAGAGIVYDSDPASEWEETMNKGRALFRAVAQAAKGL